Sequence from the Heliomicrobium undosum genome:
ATTTTCATGAATCGTTGTCTAAAGGAGCTGATACTGGTATGTTCGAAAAGCTGGTTGAAGCAAAAATTCAAGAGGCCATGAGAAATGGCGAATTTGATAACCTTCCTTTGGGCAAACCCATCGATCTGGATTACTGGGCAAGCCTTCCGGAGGATATACGCGCCGGATACATGTTGTTAAAGAACGCAGGATACGCACCAGAAGAAGTGCAATTAGTAAACGACATGGGGAAATTACGCGAACAACTGGCCGGCAACAATAAACAAGACGAAAAAGCAGTTATTATTAAAATGCTTAAAGAGAATGAATTAAAATATAATATAATGATGGAAGTGCGAAATCGGAAAAAAAGAAAACAACTAATAAAACAGAATCATGCAAGGGCAGCAGATAATCAAATCGCCTATAGAGAGTGTTGCGTTGATCGAATGAGTCAAAGAGTTTGTGATGAAAGGAAAAAGCCATGGAAGGAAACCAGGCCACTACTGTTGACGAGTACATTTCACAATTTCCTTCTGAGGTTCAAGACATCTTGAGCAGATTCCGAAAGGTGATCAAAGAGGCGGCTCCAAAAGCGGAAGAGAAGATCAGCTACCGAATGCCGACCTTTTATCTGCATGGAAACCTCGTGCATTTTGCCGCTCATAAACACCATATCGGTTTTTACCCAGCCCCCAGCGGGATCGAGGCGTTTCAAGAGGAACTATCGCAATATAAAAGCGCGAAGGGCTCGGTGCAGTTTCCCTTTGAAAAGCCCATGCCGTATGAACTTATTCGAGAGATCGTCAAGTTCCGAGTGGCCGAGAATCAAAAGAAGGCGGAAGGCAAAGGGAAAAAGAAGCAGGGTGATCGCTGATCACCCTGCTTTATCACAGCTATTTCTTGATCACAGGAATCCAAATCTCGCTCTTGTAGTTCGGGCTGCTCGTGTCCTTGCTTTCGTTCCACAGGATCTCCGGTCCGCCCGTGAGTTCATAGCCCGAGGTGGGAAACCATTCCGAATAGATCCTTGCCCAGACATCTTGCAGCGCTTTCGGAAACTCCCCGATGGCGGTAAACACCGCCCAGGTGCCGGCGTCCACAGGCAAAACGGTCCAGCGTTCCGGGACAGGCTTTGTTGTGGCGACACCGATGTACTGGTCCAGCAATGTCCCTTCCGCCCGGCCTTCCGTAAAATTGGCCGATACGCATAAGATGCCTCTCGGCTCCACATTCGAAAGTTGCTTCAATTCGATGAAGTCTTTCTCCGTCAGGCTGGCCCACATATCGTTCATTTGGGTGTTTACGCCCTCGTAAACCAGCGTGATCCGCTTCTTGATTCCGGCGATTTGAAAAGCGTCCTTTTCTACGATGCGATAATCCATTTCGTTGCCTCCCCTGATGATCAATTGAAAGGTCATGGGCGGGAATGCTTTTAAGACGACATCCCGCTTTCTGGCTTCCGTCGGCGTGACGCCATGCAACGCCTGAAATGCCCTGGTGAATGAATCCGGCGAATCGTATCCGTACTTGACGGCCAGATCAATCACCTTCACATAGCTGTTTTGAAGCTCCGAGGCCGCCAAGGCAAGCCTTCTGCGACGAATATACTCACTTAGGGTAAAACCGGATAGGAATGAAAACATCCTCTTGAAATGATACTCGGAACAACAAGCAAGTCTCGCGACTTGTTC
This genomic interval carries:
- a CDS encoding iron chaperone, translating into MEGNQATTVDEYISQFPSEVQDILSRFRKVIKEAAPKAEEKISYRMPTFYLHGNLVHFAAHKHHIGFYPAPSGIEAFQEELSQYKSAKGSVQFPFEKPMPYELIREIVKFRVAENQKKAEGKGKKKQGDR
- a CDS encoding DnaJ family domain-containing protein — protein: MFEKLVEAKIQEAMRNGEFDNLPLGKPIDLDYWASLPEDIRAGYMLLKNAGYAPEEVQLVNDMGKLREQLAGNNKQDEKAVIIKMLKENELKYNIMMEVRNRKKRKQLIKQNHARAADNQIAYRECCVDRMSQRVCDERKKPWKETRPLLLTSTFHNFLLRFKTS
- a CDS encoding AraC family transcriptional regulator — translated: MDALKQVNLAMNYIEENLAGEIDFEQVARLACCSEYHFKRMFSFLSGFTLSEYIRRRRLALAASELQNSYVKVIDLAVKYGYDSPDSFTRAFQALHGVTPTEARKRDVVLKAFPPMTFQLIIRGGNEMDYRIVEKDAFQIAGIKKRITLVYEGVNTQMNDMWASLTEKDFIELKQLSNVEPRGILCVSANFTEGRAEGTLLDQYIGVATTKPVPERWTVLPVDAGTWAVFTAIGEFPKALQDVWARIYSEWFPTSGYELTGGPEILWNESKDTSSPNYKSEIWIPVIKK